In Vagococcus hydrophili, one DNA window encodes the following:
- a CDS encoding BMC domain-containing protein yields MEEKQRLIQEYVPGKQVTMAHIIANPTQDSYDKLGLMNEGYGSIGILTISPSEAAIIAVDYALKSGDVEIGFIDRFSGTVILTGDLSSMEAAFSNTLRFLEETLDFASTVVTKT; encoded by the coding sequence TTGGAAGAAAAACAACGATTGATTCAAGAATATGTTCCAGGTAAACAAGTAACGATGGCTCATATTATCGCGAATCCAACTCAAGACAGTTATGACAAGCTAGGTTTGATGAATGAAGGGTATGGTTCAATCGGAATCTTAACTATTTCACCAAGTGAAGCAGCCATCATAGCAGTTGATTACGCTCTAAAATCAGGAGATGTTGAAATTGGTTTTATTGATCGATTTAGTGGAACGGTTATTCTAACAGGAGATTTATCTTCAATGGAAGCAGCCTTCTCAAATACTCTTAGATTTTTAGAAGAAACATTAGATTTTGCTAGTACAGTAGTCACCAAAACATAG
- a CDS encoding ANTAR domain-containing response regulator translates to MKGKVIIVDDEPLTRVDLRDMLELENYDVVGEAADGFEAIELAKKHHPDLIIMDVQMPLLDGLSAGKKIMNEKLASAILMLTAYSDVSNRQKAMSFGAAGYLVKPLDEKSFIPMVEMAITKGNQVEKLEKNVDKLSEKLEQRKMIEKAKGILMAKQALSEEDAYQHIRKLSMDKRCPMIDVAEMLVMAND, encoded by the coding sequence GTGAAAGGAAAAGTTATCATTGTCGATGATGAACCTCTTACAAGAGTAGACTTAAGAGACATGTTAGAATTAGAAAACTATGATGTTGTCGGTGAGGCAGCAGATGGCTTTGAAGCAATTGAGTTGGCTAAAAAGCATCATCCAGATTTAATTATTATGGATGTTCAAATGCCACTTTTAGACGGTTTAAGTGCTGGTAAGAAGATTATGAATGAAAAATTAGCAAGTGCTATTTTGATGTTAACTGCTTATAGCGATGTGAGTAATCGACAAAAAGCCATGAGTTTTGGGGCAGCAGGTTACTTAGTCAAACCATTAGATGAAAAATCCTTTATCCCAATGGTGGAAATGGCGATCACTAAAGGCAATCAAGTGGAAAAGCTTGAAAAAAATGTGGATAAGCTGTCTGAAAAACTTGAACAAAGAAAAATGATTGAAAAGGCAAAAGGAATCCTAATGGCAAAACAAGCTTTGTCAGAAGAAGATGCTTATCAACATATTCGTAAATTGAGTATGGATAAGAGATGCCCAATGATTGATGTGGCTGAAATGCTTGTGATGGCAAATGATTGA